The Bacteroidota bacterium nucleotide sequence TTTATGTAAATACCAACCCCACAGAGAATAACGTTACGGTGATTTTGAGTAACGGGAAAGTGGCGGTATATCGTAAAAACTCACCATCGGAACGCACAATTATGGCTCCCGGAGATAAAGTTGAGATGCCTAAAACAAGCGCTGTGGCAGTAAAAACAGTAAATGACGACCAGAATTTCCTTGCATGGAAAACACACGAATTTATTTTCAATAATGAACGTCTTGATAACATTATTTCCAAACTGAATCTGGTGTACCGCTCGCAAATAAAGCTTGAAAATCCCGAACTTGCGAATTGCCTGCTTACAGCAACATTCAGCAACCAGTCACTTGATGCGGTGCTTAAAGTAATTGAAGCCACTCTTGATATCAAAATTAAAAAGTCCGGTTCACAGATATTAATCTCCGGCAAAGGTTGTTCCTGATAATTAAACTGCTATGAAAGTATTCGGGATACGCACGTTGAGATTCCTGTTTCTCGTTATTTTACTGGCTGTTCCGCACATGCTGTTTTCGCAGAATCTTGATAAAAAGATTTCGGTAAAAATAAAAGACAAGCCTTTGGGCGAAGCCATTGCACAAATTGGAAAACTTGCAGACATCAATTTTTCTTTCAGTTCCCAAAACATTCCTGTTGACAGAAAAGTGAGTATCAAAGCCCGTAACAAACCGGTTAAAGAAATCTTTGCTGACCTCTTTACAGCTAACGGAATTGAATGGACTGTAATGGAGCATCAGGTGGTACTCAAGCCTCGCAAAGCAAGTCCTCAGGATATTATTGAGAATAAAACGCCGTCAATTGCGAAATTTACCATCAGCGGCTACCTTAAAGATAAAACGACCGGTGAAATTCTGATAGGTGCATACGCCTACGTAAAAGGCACAAGCATGGGCACAGCTACCAACGCTTACGGCTATTATTCTCTCACACTGCCTGAAGGAGAATACGAATTGGTGTTTTCCCTTTTGGGATATCAGAGCATTTCACAAAAGCTGCAGCTTAAAGACAATATTAAACTCACAGGCGAACTGGAAATTTCAAAGACAGAAATAAAAGCCGTTGTAATCAGCGCCGATGATAAAGAACAGCAACAAAAGGAACAACAGCTTAGCCAGCTTAAGCTCACACCGCGCGTACTGAATCAGCTTCCGGGTTTTGCGGGAAATGTTGACATTATTAAATCATTGCAGGCCGTTCCCGGGATAAAAGCATACGGCGACGGTTCAACCCTGTTTTACGTGCGCGGCGGAAACAGCGACCAGAATCTGATACTTGTTGATGAAGCGCCTATTTATAATCCGTCCCATCTTTTTGGTTTTGTATCCGCGCTGGCACCCGACGCCATTAAAGATGTGGAAGCATACAAGGGCGATTTCCCGGCAAGCTATGGCGGCCGGCTCTCCTCGGTTATTGATGTAAGAACAAAAGACGGCAACATGAAAAAGTTCGGGTTTGGCGGCAATATCGGACCCTATACTTCCGATCTTTCTCTTGAAGGTCCTTTTAAAAAAGACAAATGCTCCTTTTTTGTTTCAGGTCGCAGAGCAAATCTCAACTGGCTGAATCCGACTAAAAGCGCTGACAGAACTTTTACGATAAATTTCTTTGACGTCAATGCCCGCATAAATTTGAAGCTGAATGACAACAACCGCTTTTTTCTTTCGGCTTATGGCGGCAATGATGATTACAGCAGACTTACCACAGGTGCCGTACAGACTTTTGGCATCAGCTGGAACAATATACTCGGGACGTTCAGGTGGAATCATATTTTTAATAATAAATTATTTTCGAACACCACAGTTTGTTACAGCCGTTACAATTACTACATGTACATCTCGAAAGAACAAAATAATTATTGGAATTCATCCATCGCCAACACCACTTTCAAATCCGATTTTTCGTGGTTCGCAAATCCGCAGAATACTTTCAAGGCAGGAATTGACATCAGCTCACATGCATCGAATCCGGGCAACGTATTTTTTTCTGATACGGAAACACAGCGCCATGTAGCAGCGGTTGCAAAATACAACTCAATGGAATACGATTTGTATCTCTGCAATGAACAACAGATTGGTGGCAGAATAACTCTGAGGTACGGACTGCGATTGCCTGTGTGGCAAAATTTGGGACCTACTACCTACTATATTTTCAATACTAATTATGAAGTGTTTGATACCGTGGATGTAGCAAAAAACAAGGTGTACGCTACATTTTTCAATCCGGAGCCGCGCATCAGCATGCGATATGCAATCAGTGAAAAATCGTCTATCAAAGCCAGCTACAATCGCACAGCACAATACCTTCAGGTACTTTCAAACTCGGTAAGTCCATTCACCTCACTTGAAGTTTGGGTACCCTCAGGCCCCAATATAAAGCCACAGCTTGCCGATCAATTCGCTCTGGGATGGTTCAGCAGCGTATTCAAATCGAAATTCAATTTTTCCGTTGAAGGATTTTATAAATACTTCTACAATCAGATTGATTATAAAGATCATGCGAACATGCTCTACAACCCTTTGATAGAAGGAGAATTAAGATTCGGGAAAGGATATTCTTACGGTTTAGAATTGATGCTCCGCAAGCCGGAAGGCCGACTTACCGGATGGTTGGGCTACACCTGGTCAAGAACATTCAAACTTATTGAAGGTATGAATGGAAACGAACCATATCCCGCGTCTTACGATCGTCCTCATGATTTTTGTGCGAACATTTCTTATAACACCCGAAAACGCTGGTCATTCAGCGCAAACTGGATTTACCTGAGCGGCGGTGCCATCACTACTCCCGTTGGCTTTTATTATTTTAACGGTTATTCAATACCTGTTTACGGTGCGAAAAATAATGACAGACTGCCTGCTTATCACCGAATGGATATTGCCGTGACTTACAGATTGAGCAAGCCTGAACGCAAATACCAGCACCGCCTTATGCTTACACTTTATAATGCATACGGAAGAAAAAATCCTATTTCCATTAATTTCAATAAAATCATTGACGACAACGGAAATTTTGTTGTGCCCGCTAACAAGAATGGAAATAATGAATTGGTGCCAACAAGTATTTCGGTTGCCGGAATCATACCATCATTAAATTACTGTTTTAAATTCTGATGATGAGAAAAATATTGTTCATAGCGGTTATTCTAATCATTGCGGGATGCGAAAAGCAAACAACATGGGACTTACAGCAGGAACCGCTGAAGCTGGTTGTTGTTGATGCCATCCTCACAGACGAAGTAAAAACACAAACCGTTAAACTCACAAAAACGGTTTCTCAGTTAAATGAAAATCCCCTACCGTTATCAGGTGCAACCGTAAGATTAAGCGATGGCGACTCATCCTTTATACTTACTGAAAAGCCCGTCGGAAGCGGGCTGTATTGCACGAAGAAAAATTTCGCTGCTACAAGTGCGAAAACCTACTCTCTTCTGATATCGGCTGATGATGGGATTTACACCGCCAAAGCGAAGATGATACAGGGTTCAGCTTTCGCACCTTTGAGGTATTCTAAAAATAAAAACAACCAGCTCTATCATATCGACTGGATAGCGAATACTTACAACGCAGAGAAGTCTGCCATGTTTGAAATAATAATAGATTGGTCGAAATTGCCGGCTTATAGCGGAACCGATTCCTCGCTGTGTACTGCAAAACTCTTTTACTATACGCTTACAACCCTTGATGTGAGCGAAATATTTGCTCCCGAACTCGAAAAGATTTCCTTTCCGGCAGGCAGCATTATCAGCGAAAGCAGGTATTCTCTTAGTCCGGATTTTGAAACTTACCTACGCGCCATGCTTTCAGAAACCAACTGGCGTGGCGGTTTATTTGACTCGGCACCTGCCAGTGTTCCCACCAATTTGAGCGAAGGAGCAACCGGCTTTTTTGCAGCATGTGCAGTTACAAAACTATCAATGACAGTAACACCGTAAATGATTCCAATAAAACTATTACTATTTTTGCACTTATTAATGTCTGACAATCTATTATTTACATGACGCGTTCTAACTTCCTTTAAAAAAAATCATCTTTGCATAAGGGTAAAACAGGTTACGGGTGTATAACTATTGAACACGACAAGAAATTGAATCAATTAATAACCTTTAATTCTCAGAAATCATGAAAACGAAAAAACTAATCTTCGCAGGCGCCATCCTGATCGCGATTGCAGGAATAAGCATTTCAGGATGCAAAAAAGACAAATCGAATGGCCCGAACACCGACACATCCACACTTCAACAACTCACCAAAGATGAGGTCGCCATGCAGGGTGCAAACGATGATGCGGATAAAGATGTGAATGACGTTATTTCTAAAAGCGGCGGCAAAGCCGGAAACTGGGTTCCCTGCAATGCAACCCTCGATTCTACCAGCGTAGTGAATGACACAATTACATATAACATAACTTATAACGGGCTGAACTGCTCCGGCACACACAATCGGTCAGGTCAGGTTCAGGTTAGAAAAAATGTGAATACTCACTGGAAAGATGCAGGTGCCGTAGTGTACGTAAAATTCATCAACCTGCATATAACCAAAATCTCAAACGGAAAATCTTTTACTATCAACGGAACAAAAAAACATGAGAACGTAAGCGGCGGTTTGCTTGACAATCTTGGCTCAACACTGACATCCGTTGTGCACAAAGTTTCAGGCTCCATTCAAGCTACCTTTGATGATAACACAACGCGTACCTGGACAATTGCACGCCAGAAAACATTTACCGGAACACCGGGCGACCTTATTTGCACCGTTGATGGTTTTGGCTCCGCCGATGGAAAAAACAATCTTGTTATGTGGGGAATAAACAGAAATGGTGAGAATTTCTATGTTGAAATCACCCAGTCTGTAAAACACAAAGAAGCTTGCGGATGGGATCCTGCTGCAGGAATAAAAATCTACTCAATACCCGCCGACAATAAATCGGCAACCGTAACATTCGGATTTGATGACAACAACCAACCAGTGGCTTTGAACGGCAACTGCCCTACCCGCTACAAAGTTGACTGGACGAAAAACCTGCACGCAGGAACACTTTACATACAATTGTAAATTGCAAAAAAGATAAAAAAAAAGAGCTGCACTTTGAACGGTGCAGCTCTTTTTTTTTATTCTACGATTCAGCCACCATATGCGCCGCCACTGATGTAATTGCGTAAACTATTAATTTCAGTAGCCTGCGACTTAATAATCGCGTTCACCACATCTCCAATAGTTATCATACCGGTAACTTTATCTCCTTCCACAACAGGCAAGTGCCTGATACGTTTCTCAGACATCAGTTCCATGCATTCAAAAATATTCATTTCTGCATCAACCGAGATAACGTCTGACGTCATTACCTCAGCTACTTTCGTGTCTTTAGAAAGCAATCCCTTCAACACAATTTTACGGGCATAGTCGCGCTCGGAAAAGATTCCGGATAGTGTCTCACCGTTTAAAACCACTACGGCACCAATATCTTTAACAGACATAAGCTGCAGTGCTTCATAGACAGTATTTTCGGGGGTAACTGCATAAACCCGGCTGCTCTTAGCCTCAAGAATTTTCTTAACTGTTAACATAGCTGAAGTGTTTTGTTTAGCCAAAGTTAACACTACACAAACTGTTAATTACCTAACAGATACAATAAGCTTA carries:
- a CDS encoding CBS domain-containing protein, translating into MLTVKKILEAKSSRVYAVTPENTVYEALQLMSVKDIGAVVVLNGETLSGIFSERDYARKIVLKGLLSKDTKVAEVMTSDVISVDAEMNIFECMELMSEKRIRHLPVVEGDKVTGMITIGDVVNAIIKSQATEINSLRNYISGGAYGG
- a CDS encoding TonB-dependent receptor; this encodes MKVFGIRTLRFLFLVILLAVPHMLFSQNLDKKISVKIKDKPLGEAIAQIGKLADINFSFSSQNIPVDRKVSIKARNKPVKEIFADLFTANGIEWTVMEHQVVLKPRKASPQDIIENKTPSIAKFTISGYLKDKTTGEILIGAYAYVKGTSMGTATNAYGYYSLTLPEGEYELVFSLLGYQSISQKLQLKDNIKLTGELEISKTEIKAVVISADDKEQQQKEQQLSQLKLTPRVLNQLPGFAGNVDIIKSLQAVPGIKAYGDGSTLFYVRGGNSDQNLILVDEAPIYNPSHLFGFVSALAPDAIKDVEAYKGDFPASYGGRLSSVIDVRTKDGNMKKFGFGGNIGPYTSDLSLEGPFKKDKCSFFVSGRRANLNWLNPTKSADRTFTINFFDVNARINLKLNDNNRFFLSAYGGNDDYSRLTTGAVQTFGISWNNILGTFRWNHIFNNKLFSNTTVCYSRYNYYMYISKEQNNYWNSSIANTTFKSDFSWFANPQNTFKAGIDISSHASNPGNVFFSDTETQRHVAAVAKYNSMEYDLYLCNEQQIGGRITLRYGLRLPVWQNLGPTTYYIFNTNYEVFDTVDVAKNKVYATFFNPEPRISMRYAISEKSSIKASYNRTAQYLQVLSNSVSPFTSLEVWVPSGPNIKPQLADQFALGWFSSVFKSKFNFSVEGFYKYFYNQIDYKDHANMLYNPLIEGELRFGKGYSYGLELMLRKPEGRLTGWLGYTWSRTFKLIEGMNGNEPYPASYDRPHDFCANISYNTRKRWSFSANWIYLSGGAITTPVGFYYFNGYSIPVYGAKNNDRLPAYHRMDIAVTYRLSKPERKYQHRLMLTLYNAYGRKNPISINFNKIIDDNGNFVVPANKNGNNELVPTSISVAGIIPSLNYCFKF
- a CDS encoding DUF4249 family protein, yielding MRKILFIAVILIIAGCEKQTTWDLQQEPLKLVVVDAILTDEVKTQTVKLTKTVSQLNENPLPLSGATVRLSDGDSSFILTEKPVGSGLYCTKKNFAATSAKTYSLLISADDGIYTAKAKMIQGSAFAPLRYSKNKNNQLYHIDWIANTYNAEKSAMFEIIIDWSKLPAYSGTDSSLCTAKLFYYTLTTLDVSEIFAPELEKISFPAGSIISESRYSLSPDFETYLRAMLSETNWRGGLFDSAPASVPTNLSEGATGFFAACAVTKLSMTVTP